In Cryptomeria japonica chromosome 10, Sugi_1.0, whole genome shotgun sequence, a genomic segment contains:
- the LOC131029338 gene encoding uncharacterized protein LOC131029338, which produces MDSMEAKSDGQLEETDPVMAGICISWTAFCVCLGFRSIITTIKANGLFFNLFVVGAIVASFIVALVLVITRTRGADRTFFRFFFNSAIFCLSALLAVFYTVQPSSYIISLKYGLADLEACRVLRICQDSMKTAFSVNRMKNILTHSVLQ; this is translated from the exons ATGGATTCCATGGAG GCAAAATCTGATGGACAACTTGAGGAAACAGACCCTGTGATGGCCGGCATTTGCATTTCATGGACGGCTTTTTGCGTATGTCTTGGATTCCGTAGCATAATCACCACCATCAAAGCTAATGGCCTTTTTTTCAATCTATTTGTAGTGGGTGCTATTGTTGCATCTTTTATTGTGGCATTAGTACTTGTGATTACTAGGACTCGGGGAGCGGATCGTACCTTTTTCCGTTTCTTTTTCAATTCAGCGATATTTTGCTTGTCGGCTTTACTTGCAGTTTTTTACACTGTGCAGCCATCATCGTATATTATCAGTTTGAAATATGGTCTCGCTGACTTGGAGGCCTGTAGAGTACTCAGAATTTGTCAAGACTCTATGAAAACAGCTTTTTCTGTGAACAGGATGAAAAACATTTTAACCCATTCTGTTTTACAGTAG